In Nomascus leucogenys isolate Asia chromosome 6, Asia_NLE_v1, whole genome shotgun sequence, one DNA window encodes the following:
- the LOC100580748 gene encoding 28S ribosomal protein S10, mitochondrial, whose translation MWKTPLEKPKPGTGKMAARTGFGAVGWRLWQGLGNFSVNTSKGNTAKNGGFLLSTNMKWVQFSNLHVDVPKDLTKPVITISDEPDTLYKRLLVLVKSHDKAVLDSYEYFAVLAAKELGISIKVHEPPRKTERFTLLKSVHIYKKHRVQYEMRTLYRCLELEHVTGSTADVYLEYIQRNLPEGVAMEVTKTQLEQLPEHIKEPIWETLSEEKQESKS comes from the coding sequence ATGTGGAAAACACCATTGGAAAAACCTAAGCCGGGGACCGGCAAGATGGCGGCGCGGACAGGCTTCGGGGCCGTGGGCTGGCGCCTCTGGCAGGGATTGGGGAATTTTTCTGTAAACACTTCTAAGGGCAATACAGCCAAAAATGGTGGCTTTCTTCTCAGTACCAATATGAAGTGGGTACAGTTTTCAAACCTACACGTTGATGTTCCAAAGGATTTGACCAAACCTGTGATAACAATCTCTGATGAACCAGACACATTATATAAGCGCCTGTTGGTTTTAGTGAAAAGTCACGATAAGGCTGTATTGGACAGTTATGAATATTTTGCTGTGCTTGCTGCTAAAGAACTTGGTATCTCTATTAAAGTACACGAACCTCCAAGGAAAACAGAGCGATTTACTCTTCTCAAATCAGTGCATATTTACAAGAAGCACAGAGTTCAGTATGAAATGAGAACACTTTACAGATGTTTAGAGTTAGAACATGTAACTGGAAGCACAGCAGATGTCTACTTGGAATATATTCAGCGAAACTTACCTGAAGGGGTTGCTATGGAAGTAACAAAGACACAATTAGAACAGTTACCAGAACACATCAAAGAGCCAATCTGGGAAACACtatcagaagaaaaacaagaaagcaagtcATAA